The following coding sequences are from one Aethina tumida isolate Nest 87 chromosome 2, icAetTumi1.1, whole genome shotgun sequence window:
- the LOC109599275 gene encoding glucose transporter type 1 isoform X4 gives MSMNLSAKLDDLQRGDRHLETTVALCEIRTQLQELTKSVESCQSEVSEVKRDMVAIKQELDTVQAVKEEIEELREYVDRLEEHTHRRKLRLLEQGLTFFLSYAIFAAVLGMLQFGYNTGVINAPQANIEYFMKDVYKSRYQEDLPDESVERLYSIAVSIFAIGGMIGGFGGGIVANKFGRKGGLLLNNVLGISGGCLMWCTKIANSYEMLFFGRFIIGVNCGLNTSLVPMYISEISPLNLRGGLGTVNQLAVTVGLLLSQVLGIEQILGTNDGWPLLLGLAVVPALLQLVLLPICPESPRYLLITKQWEEEARKALRRLRASNQVEEDIEEMRQEERAQQAEASISMMELICSPTLRTPLIIGVVMQLSQQLSGINAVFYYSTNLFESSGLTQESAKFATIGIGCIMVIMTLISIPLMDRMGRRTLHLYGLGGMFIFSIFITISFLIKEFFGYVQEMIDWMSYLSVVSTLFFVKFFAVGPGSIPWMITAELFSQGPRPAAMSIAVLVNWIANFVVGIGFPSMKNALDNYTFLPFSVFLAIFWIFTYKKVPETKNKTFEEIVALFRPENGSPSAAK, from the exons ATGAGCATGAACCTGAGCGCGAAGCTGGACGACCTGCAGCGGGGCGACCGTCACCTCGAGACGACGGTGGCGCTATGCGAGATCCGCACCCAGCTGCAGGAGCTGACCAAATCGGTGGAGTCGTGCCAGTCGGAGGTGTCGGAGGTCAAGCGGGACATGGTGGCGATAAAACAGGAGCTGGACACCGTGCAGGCGGTCAAGGAGGAGATCGAGGAGCTCAGGGAGTACGTCGACCGGCTCGAGGAGCACACGCATCGCAGGAAGCTGCGGCTGCTGGAGCAG GGGTTGACGTTCTTCCTGTCGTACGCGATCTTCGCGGCGGTGCTGGGCATGTTGCAGTTCGGCTACAACACGGGCGTGATAAACGCGCCGCAAGCGAACATTGAGTACTTCATGAAGGACGTGTACAAGTCGCGGTACCAGGAGGATCTGCCCGACGAGTCCGTCGAACGTCTGTACTCGATCGCTGTGTCGATCTTCGCCATCGGCGGCATGATCGGCGGCTTTGGGGGCGGCATTGTAGCCAACAAATTCGGAAG GAAGGGCGGGCTCCTGCTCAACAACGTCCTGGGAATTAGCGGGGGCTGTTTAATGTGGTGCACGAAAATCGCCAACTCCTACGAAATGTTGTTCTTCGGCAGATTTATTATCGGGGTCAATTGCG GGCTTAACACGTCGCTGGTGCCCATGTATATATCGGAAATATCGCCGCTAAATCTGCGAGGAGGATTGGGTACGGTGAACCAGTTGGCTGTGACCGTGGGACTGTTGCTGTCGCAGGTCCTGGGCATCGAACAGATCCTGGGAACGAACGACGGATGGCCGTTGCTACTCGGCCTCGCCGTCGTACCAGCACTCCTGCAACTCGTCCTGCTACCCATCTGTCCCGAGAGTCCCCGCTATCTCCTCATCACTAAACAG TGGGAGGAAGAAGCCAGGAAGGCGTTGAGAAGACTGAGAGCGAGTAACCAAGTGGAGGAGGACATCGAGGAGATGCGTCAGGAGGAACGAGCCCAACAGGCGGAAGCGTCGATAAGCATGATGGAACTGATATGTTCGCCGACGCTCAGGACGCCTCTCATCATCGGCGTCGTCATGCAGCTGTCGCAACAGCTCTCCGGTATCAATGCC GTGTTCTATTACTCGACCAACTTGTTCGAGAGTTCCGGATTGACGCAGGAGAGCGCCAAGTTCGCGACGATCGGCATCGGATGCATAATGGTGATCATGACGCTGATCTCCATACCGCTGATGGACCGGATGGGCAGGCGGACGCTGCACCTGTACGGCCTGGGCGGCATGTTCATCTTCTCCATTTTCATCACCATCTCGTTTCTCATAAAG GAATTTTTTGGGTACGTGCAGGAAATGATAGACTGGATGTCGTACCTGTCGGTGGTGTCGACGCTCTTCTTCGTCAAGTTCTTCGCCGTGGGGCCCGGCTCCATACCGTGGATGATCACTGCCGAGCTGTTCTCGCAAGGACCCCGGCCCGCCGCCATGTCCATTGCCGTCCTGGTCAACTGGATCGCCAATTTCGTGGTGGGGATCGGGTTTCCCAGCATGAAG
- the LOC126264683 gene encoding adult-specific cuticular protein ACP-20-like — MQFYIVCAAAVFVVVSARPGGSYGHYELGGYGGGQELAGYAIEEHGGDDEHLGGLEGNEIGHGDGGHGHEEYIDYHAPAKYHYDYAVHDLHTHDIKTQWETRDGDKVKGEYTIVEPDGSKRIVQYTADKHTGFNAIVKKVENGYAK, encoded by the exons ATGCAATTCTATATT gTCTGTGCCGCCGCAGTTTTCGTGGTAGTAAGCGCCCGACCAGGCGGCAGCTACGGACACTATGAATTAGGCGGCTACGGGGGCGGCCAAGAGCTCGCCGGCTACGCCATCGAGGAACATGGCGGTGACGACGAACACTTGGGCGGCCTGGAGGGTAACGAGATTGGACACGGAGACGGTGGACACGGACACGAAGAATACATCGATTACCAT GCCCCTGCAAAATACCACTACGACTACGCCGTCCACGACCTCCACACCCACGACATCAAGACCCAGTGGGAGACCCGCGACGGCGACAAAGTCAAGGGTGAGTACACCATCGTAGAACCCGACGGTTCCAAGAGGATTGTCCAATACACCGCCGACAAGCACACCGGCTTCAACGCGATCGTCAAAAAGGTCGAGAACGGATACGCCAAATAA